CGACCCAGCCCATGGCGGCAGATCTCGTCAGCGCCCGGCTCGCGTCGGCGCCGGCTGCCTTAAGGATGCGATCGACCGAAAGGCTCGACGGCGAGCCCTTGGATGCGCTACCGATCGGACATGCTCGGTCTGACGCCGCTCGACGCCTTCGCCTTCGCCTGGTTCGTCATGGCCTGGGCCGGCTATTCCTGGCTGGTCGACGTCCTCGGCGCCAAACGCGGCCTGACCTCCACCATGGCGGTCTACCGCGAGCGCTGGATGCACGAAATGCTGCACCGGTCCAATCGCATCGTCGACGGCCAGATCAACATGACCTTGCAGCAGGGCACCGCCTTCTTCGCCTCCACATCGCTGCTCGCCGTCGGCGGCGGGCTGACCCTGATCGGCGCCACCGACCGGGCGGTGGAATTCGTCCAGACCTTGCCCTTCGGCTACCACCCGAGCCGGGAGCAATGGGAGGTCAAGGTTGCCGGCCTGACCATCATCTTCGTTTATGCCTTCTTCAAGTTCGCCTGGGCCTACCGGCTGTTCAACTATTGCGCGATCCTGATCGGCGCGACGCCCGACGGCGACCGGCGCGGCACCGAGGAGGCGGTCGCCATGGCCGGCCGTGCCGCCAAGATGAACGCCATCGCGGCCGCCCATTTCAACCGCGGCCAGCGCGCCTTTTTTTTCGCGCTCGGTTATCTCGGCTGGTTCGCCGGCCCGATCGTGCTGGTGGTGACCACGGCCGCCGTCGTCTCGGTGATCTACCGGCGCCAGTTCTGCTCCAACAGCCTCGACGCCGTGCGGCTGTAGCAGGGTGGACGATCCAGCGCTCCGCGCATTGCTCGATCTCACCGCGCTCGACGTCTTGGCCGGGCTTGTCCCGGCCATCCACGAATTCCCGGGACAAGCCCGGGCATGACGCTGTGGGTGCTGCACGGGGCGCGCGGCAGCTCGCCGCGGCAGTGGCGCCGTCCAGCCGCGCCCTCGATCTCACCGCGCTCATCGCTTCATGGCCCGACGCAGCCAAGCACCTCCAAGCTCCGGTTCTGTCGACAACGCACAGCTTCCCTGCCCCATGCCCCTGGGATCCACGGCGTCGATCGTGCACTCTCGCGCCGCCTCGCAACACCGCGCCGAATGCGCCCGGACAAGGAGCCCAGCCTATGCATATCCTGCGGCCGGCCTTCGACTGGGGCCGCGACGGCGCGCTCGAATTCGCTCACGCGCGCGGCTTCGGCCTGGTGGCCGCGAGCGACGCCGCCGGCCCGCGCGGCTCGCATGTGCCCTTCACGCTCAACCGCGACGGCGAGGCCGCCCGCGTCCGCTTCCACGTGACCTCGGGCAACCCGCTCGCCGGGCTCGCCGATGGCAGGGCGTTCCTCGTCGCCGTGTGGGGCCCCGACGCCTATGTCTCCAACGACTGGTACGCCACGCCGGACCACGTCTCGACCTGGCTTTACGAAGCGGTGCACCTGGCCGGCCCGGCCCGCCGGCTGACCCGGGAGGCCAATCGCGACCATGGCGACGCGCTGCTCTCGACCTTCGAAGAGCGGCTCGAGCCGAAACCGCCCTGGCAGCTCGAGACCATGGCGCCGGTGAAACGCGAGGCCATGCTTGATGGCATCGTGGTGATCGAAATGACGGTCGAAACCGTCGAGGGCCAGCGCAAGTTGAACCAGCACAAATCCGACGAGGATTACCGTGCCGTCGCCGACCGGCTGGCCCGGGCCGATGACGCGGGAAGCCGGGACATCGCCGCCAGGATGCGCCGGCTGAAACCCCACCTCGTCTATGCCGTCGACGCCGGCGGCGACCCGCAGACCAGGACAGATCAATGGTAAGTGCCGCTTCACCCGTCGCCGTCATCGGCGCCGGCCTCATCGGGGTCAGCTGGGCGGCCCTGTTCGCCGCGGTCGGCGGCCATGACGTCCGGGTCTGGGATCCCTCCGAGGAGGCACGGGCCGGCATCGCCGACCGCGCGGCGGCCATGACCGGACAGCTCGCGGCCCTGCATGCCCTGGTCGACCGGCCGTTGACGATCTGCACCACACTCGAGGACGCCTGTACCGGCGCGGCCTGGGTGCAGGAGAACGCACCGGAGAACCTCGACCTCAAGCGCGGCCTCTACCGGCAGATCGAAGCGGTGGTCGGCCCTGAGACGGTCATCGCCAGCAGCACCTCGGCGCTGGTCTGGCCGGATCTTGTCGAGGGCATGAGCGACGCCTCGCGCTTCATCACCGCCCACCCGTTCAAC
This portion of the Phreatobacter stygius genome encodes:
- a CDS encoding DUF599 domain-containing protein, with amino-acid sequence MRYRSDMLGLTPLDAFAFAWFVMAWAGYSWLVDVLGAKRGLTSTMAVYRERWMHEMLHRSNRIVDGQINMTLQQGTAFFASTSLLAVGGGLTLIGATDRAVEFVQTLPFGYHPSREQWEVKVAGLTIIFVYAFFKFAWAYRLFNYCAILIGATPDGDRRGTEEAVAMAGRAAKMNAIAAAHFNRGQRAFFFALGYLGWFAGPIVLVVTTAAVVSVIYRRQFCSNSLDAVRL
- a CDS encoding FMN-binding negative transcriptional regulator, which produces MHILRPAFDWGRDGALEFAHARGFGLVAASDAAGPRGSHVPFTLNRDGEAARVRFHVTSGNPLAGLADGRAFLVAVWGPDAYVSNDWYATPDHVSTWLYEAVHLAGPARRLTREANRDHGDALLSTFEERLEPKPPWQLETMAPVKREAMLDGIVVIEMTVETVEGQRKLNQHKSDEDYRAVADRLARADDAGSRDIAARMRRLKPHLVYAVDAGGDPQTRTDQW